A window of Mycolicibacterium madagascariense genomic DNA:
AGCGACGGCGCCGCCCGCCCCGCGGGCTGACCGCCCTCGCCCATGACGGCACTGGGGTTCGCCGCCGCATCCCCGTCGCTGATGGACGGTTGGCTGCCGGTCACCGCCCAGGTGGTGACCGCGGTGCTCCTGTTCGCAGCGGTCGGCTACCGGTCGCGGCGCTGGCTGGTGGTGGGCATGCCCGCGCTGGTGGCCCTCGGGGTCGCGGCGGCGCTCGTCGCGCACTCGGTGTTCACGACCCTCGGGCTGGCGAGCGAACCGGCGCCGCTCGCGTTGTGGGTCTGGGTGGCGCTGACGGCGCTGGCGCTGGGCAACCTGGTGGCGGGATGGCGCGGTGACGGGTGGGCGCGGCGCAACCTCTGCGCACTGGCCACCTCGCTGTGCCTGTTGAGCACCGGCCTGACCATCAACGGCTGGATCGGGTACTTCCCGACGGTCTACACCGCGTGGAATCAGCTGACGTCGGGCCCGCTGCCCGACGAGACGGACTGGGCCGCGGTACGGGAGCGTCAGCGGGTGGCCGACGGGTCGGGTCCCGGCGCGGTGCTGAAGATCGACACCGGTTCCGCCGCATCGGGTTTCACGCATCGCACCGAATACGTCTACCTTCCGCCCGCCTGGTTTCGCACGACCCCGCCGCCACCGCTGCCGACGGTCATGATGATCGGCGGTCAGTTCAACACCCCGGGTGACTGGCTGCGCGCCGGTGACGCCGTAGCGACGTTGGACGCCTTCGCGACGCAACACGGCGGCAACGCTCCGGTCGCGGTGTTCGTCGATCCCAACGGCTCGTTCGCCAACGACACCGAGTGCGTCAACGGCTCCCGCGGCAACGCGGCCGACCACCTCACCAAGGACGTCGTGCCGCACGTGATCGCGGCATTCGGCACCAGCCCGCGCCGGTCGGACTGGGGCGTCGTCGGCTTCTCCAGTGGCGGGACGTGCGCGGTCGACCTCACCGTGATGCATCCGGAGCTCTTCAGCGCCTTCGTCGACGTCGCGGGCGATCTCGGCCCGAACGCGGGTGACCGGGAGCAGACGATCGACCGCCTCTTCGGCGGCGACGCGCAGGCGTGGTCGCGGTTCGACCCCGTCACGGCGATGGCGAGACACGGACGGTACACCGGTGTCGCCGGGCTGTTCGTCGTCCCCGAGCCCGACGAGAAGAGCGCGCGGATCGCCCGCACCCTCTGCGATGCGGGCACCGCCCAGGGCATCACCTGCGCGGTGGTCGCGCGTCCGGGTCGCCACGTCTGGCCGTTCGGAAGTACCGCGTTCGCAACGACGTTGCCCTGGTTGGCCGCCACGATCCGAACGCCGGGGGTACCGCCCGCCCCCGTCCCGTGACGCGCGGAACACGTTTCGCACCGATGCCGCTCACCCGGCCGTGGCGCTCACTACGGTGGCAGGGTGGCCGCGCCGATGTTCACCGAACGTGAATACCGGCACCTGCACGCCCGCGGGCGGGGCAGGCTGACGAGCATCGGGCCCGGCGACACCCCGCAGATCCATCCGGTCACCTTCGTCGTCGCCTCGGCGTCGGCCTGCGTCGAGGTCTTCGGCCGGCACCTGCGCGATACGCAGAAGTACCGGAACCTGAGGCGGGACCCCCGGGTGACGCTGGTCGTCGACGACGGTTCGTCCCCGCCGCTCGGGCCCGACCGCGAGCGGGGCCAGGTCGTCGAGATACACGGCGTCGCGGAGCTCGCCGAAGCCGCCTGGCCCGCCGAGCGCGGGTACGGCACCGACATCGTCCGCGTCCGCCCGATCCGCGTCGACGCGTGGAATCTCGACACCCCCGGACATTCCTCCCGCTTCGTGGACTGAACCTGAACGGCCGCACCATGATTCGGATCTCTCCGCCCACCCCTGGCCCGGCCCGGTAGGGTCGACGCGTGCACCCGCTCTCCCTCGACGTCGCCGGGCTCGACGAGCTCCTGGGGCGGTTGCCGACGCTGGCGGGCCTGCCCCGACGGCTCGAGGACCTCCCCGGCGGCCTGACCAATCGCAACGTCAAGGTGACCACGCCGAAGGGCGTCTTCGTCGCCAGGTGCTGTGACACGACGTCGAACCTGTTGGGCATCGACCGCGAGCGGGAATATCTCAACACCAAGGCCGCCGAACGGGCCGGGGTCGGCGCGCCGGTCATCGACTACGCACCCGAACTCGGCATCCTCCTGCTGGGTTACCTGGAGGGAAAGACCCTGTCGGACAG
This region includes:
- a CDS encoding pyridoxamine 5'-phosphate oxidase family protein, which produces MAAPMFTEREYRHLHARGRGRLTSIGPGDTPQIHPVTFVVASASACVEVFGRHLRDTQKYRNLRRDPRVTLVVDDGSSPPLGPDRERGQVVEIHGVAELAEAAWPAERGYGTDIVRVRPIRVDAWNLDTPGHSSRFVD
- a CDS encoding alpha/beta hydrolase — its product is MTALGFAAASPSLMDGWLPVTAQVVTAVLLFAAVGYRSRRWLVVGMPALVALGVAAALVAHSVFTTLGLASEPAPLALWVWVALTALALGNLVAGWRGDGWARRNLCALATSLCLLSTGLTINGWIGYFPTVYTAWNQLTSGPLPDETDWAAVRERQRVADGSGPGAVLKIDTGSAASGFTHRTEYVYLPPAWFRTTPPPPLPTVMMIGGQFNTPGDWLRAGDAVATLDAFATQHGGNAPVAVFVDPNGSFANDTECVNGSRGNAADHLTKDVVPHVIAAFGTSPRRSDWGVVGFSSGGTCAVDLTVMHPELFSAFVDVAGDLGPNAGDREQTIDRLFGGDAQAWSRFDPVTAMARHGRYTGVAGLFVVPEPDEKSARIARTLCDAGTAQGITCAVVARPGRHVWPFGSTAFATTLPWLAATIRTPGVPPAPVP